The nucleotide window CCAAGTGGGCGATCCGCGCCAGCGCCGGCAGGGCACGGGCCTGGGCTTGCCCATCAGCCGCCAGATCGTGGAACACTATGGTGGGCGCATCGGTGTGCGCTCGCGCCTGGGGCAGGGCGCCACCTTCCATTTCACCTTGCCGCTGTTGGAGATTGAGGAGACATGACGCACAAACTGCTGGTGGCCGATGACGAGCCGAACATCGTTATTTCGCTCGAATACCTGATGAAGCGCGAGGGCTACGAGGTGTTGGTGGCCACCGACGGCCACCAGGCGCTGGAGACGATCCAGCGCGAAAAACCCGCGCTGGTGCTGCTGGACGTGATGATGCCCGGCAAGACTGGCTTCGAGGTCTGCCAGGCGGTGCGCGCCGACCCCGCGCTCGCCAACGTGCGCGTTCTGATGCTGACCGCCAAGGGGCGCGACACCGACATCAGCAAAGGCCTGGCGCTGGGCGCCAACGCGTACATGATCAAACCTTTCTCCACCCGCGAGCTGGTGGAGAAAGTGGCCGAGTTGCTGGAGGGCGGGGCTTGAGCGACTGGCGCCTGCTGCGCCAACCGCTGGTCTGGATCGCCCTGGCGCTGGCCGCGTGGCTGGGTCTGGCGCTGGCGTTGATCCACATCTCGCTCGACGCATTTGGCCGCGCCCAGTTGGCGCAATGGCTGGCCGCGCGCACCGTGTTGCTGATGGCCGTGTGGATGTTCGCCGTGGTGCTGGCAATGCTGGCGCTGCGCCGGTGGTGGCTGCCGCGCGTGGTCGCGCTGCCCGAGCTGGCCGAGCAAGCGCGCGCCG belongs to Ottowia testudinis and includes:
- a CDS encoding response regulator transcription factor encodes the protein MTHKLLVADDEPNIVISLEYLMKREGYEVLVATDGHQALETIQREKPALVLLDVMMPGKTGFEVCQAVRADPALANVRVLMLTAKGRDTDISKGLALGANAYMIKPFSTRELVEKVAELLEGGA